The following coding sequences are from one Anolis sagrei isolate rAnoSag1 chromosome 6, rAnoSag1.mat, whole genome shotgun sequence window:
- the LOC132779261 gene encoding C-type lectin Cal-like, translated as MTDTRANQRMGSFAYLLAFLLSFLISGPFEGAKADTCARDWLQYQGNCYGYFEQKMTWEEAEIDCQSYHRGAHLASILTVSEALVAANHIAAYQIEPSNVWIGLHDIRHNGKWRWSDESTYNYKAWMTGRPDNYGKNEYCVELVYFANKAALPDGEERQQAAERVSPLSFSHHIKLQGFTKWNDAPCQRLNGYICKHEL; from the exons ATGACTGATACCAGA GCCAACCAAAGAATGGGATCTTTTGCTTACTTGCttgccttcctgctcagtttcCTGATTTCAGGCCCCTTTGAGGGAG CTAAGGCAGATACATGTGCCAGGGATTGGCTGCAATACCAGGGCAACTGTTATGGATATTTTGAGCAGAAGATGACATGGGAAGAAGCTGAG ATTGATTGCCAGAGTTACCACCGGGGGGCACATCTTGCCTCCATTCTCACTGTCTCTGAGGCTCTTGTAGCCGCCAATCATATCGCTGCTTACCAGATTGAACCCAGTAACGTATGGATTGGACTGCATGACATCCGACAT AATGGAAAGTGGAGATGGTCAGATGAGTCTACTTACAATTACAAAGCATGGATGACTGGCAGGCCAGACAACTATGGAAAAAATGAATACTGTGTTGAGCTGGTATACTTCGCAAATAAGGCAGCTCTTCCTGATGGCGAGGAAAGACAACAAGCTGCAGAACGTGTCAGCCCTCTTAGTTTCTCTCATCACATCAAGCTTCAAG GTTTCACAAAATGGAATGATGCCCCCTGCCAAAGACTGAATGGCTACATCTGCAAACATGAATTATAG
- the LOC132779262 gene encoding C-type lectin LmsL-like — protein MDQEIIQELTKLSQQSLPIFQGVETSNRTQADTCAREWLQYQGNCYGYFDTKMTWPEAEIECQTYQRGAHLASLLSHAEILVVANHISAYQTEVSDVWIGLHDIRHNGRWRWSDESTYNYKAWMMGAPNNLEKNEYCVELKHFTDFTQWNDAKCHKLNAYICKHEL, from the exons ATGGATCAGGAGATTATCCAAGAGCTCACCAAACTCAGCCAACAGTCTTTGCCCATTTTCCAAGGAGTGGAGACCAGCAATAGGACTCAG GCTGACACCTGTGCCAGGGAATGGCTACAATACCAGGGCAACTGCTATGGATACTTTGACACTAAGATGACCTGGCCAGAGGCTGAG ATTGAGTGCCAAACTTACCAGCGTGGGGCCCACCTTGCCTCTCTTCTCAGCCATGCTGAGATCCTGGTGGTGGCCAACCATATCTCTGCTTACCAGACTGAAGTCAGTGATGTCTGGATTGGACTGCATGATATCCGACAC AATGGGAGGTGGAGATGGTCAGATGAATCTACCTACAACTACAAAGCATGGATGATGGGTGCACCAAACAACCTGGAGAAAAATGAGTACTGTGTTGAGCTGAAGCA TTTCACAGACTTCACACAATGGAATGATGCCAAGTGCCACAAACTCAATGCTTACATCTGCAAGCATGAACTGTAG
- the LOC132779340 gene encoding C-type lectin BpLec-like — MGLFTHLTLCLLGIFFLGAEADTCAREWLQNQGNCYAYFDNKLTWQEAEIECQSYGRGAHLASILTKAETLLVAEYISAYQQEPSHVWIGLHDVRQTGRWRWADESTYNYKSWMTHQPDNYLNSEHCVELVFSTGFTLWNDARCQRRNAYMCKHEL; from the exons ATGGGTCTCTTCACTCACCTCACACTTTGCCTTCTTGGAATCTTCTTTTTGGGAG CTGAAGCCGACACCTGTGCAAGGGAATGGCTGCAAAATCAAGGGAACTGCTATGCTTATTTTGACAATAAATTAACGTGGCAAGAGGCTGAG aTTGAGTGCCAGAGCTATGGCCGTGGAGCCCATCTTGCCTCTATCCTCACCAAGGCAGAGACTCTTCTAGTGGCTGAATATATTTCCGCTTACCAACAAGAACCAAGCCATGTCTGGATTGGGCTCCATGATGTTCGTCAG ACcgggagatggaggtgggctGATGAGTCAACTTACAACTACAAGTCCTGGATGACCCACCAACCAGACAACTATCTCAATAGTGAACACTGCGTGGAACTGGTATTTTCCACAG GTTTTACTCTATGGAATGATGCTCGGTGCCAGAGACGCAATGCCTACATGTGCAAGCATGAGCTCTAA
- the LOC132779339 gene encoding C-type lectin Cal-like, whose product MGLLNFFSLCFLGFLISSSFPETKADTCAREWLQNQGNCYAFFDNKLTWQEAEIECQSYGRGAHLASVLTKAETLLLAEHISTYQQEPSNVWIGLHNVRQSKKWRWADESVYNYNAWMPNQPDNYFNSEHCVELRLSSGFKQWNDIHCGARNSYVCKHEI is encoded by the exons ATGGGACTCCTCAACTTCTTCAGTCTCTGCTTTCTTGGCTTCCTGATTTCCAGTTCTTTCCCAGAAA CCAAGGCTGACACTTGTGCCAGGGAGTGGCTGCAAAACCAGGGCAACTGCTATGCCTTTTTCGATAACAAGCTGACCTGGCAAGAGGCTGAG ATTGAGTGCCAAAGCTATGGCCGTGGAGCCCATCTTGCCTCTGTTCTCACCAAGGCAGAGACCCTTCTGTTGGCTGAACACATCTCCACTTACCAACAAGAACCAAGCAATGTCTGGATTGGGCTCCATAATGTTCGTCAG AGCAAGAAATGGAGGTGGGCTGATGAATCAGTCTACAACTACAATGCATGGATGCCCAACCAGCCCGACAACTACTTTAACTCTGAGCACTGTGTAGAACTCCGACTTTCCTCAG GTTTCAAGCAATGGAATGATATCCACTGCGGGGCTCGCAACAGCTACGTTTGCAAACATGAGATATAA